In the Victivallis sp. Marseille-Q1083 genome, one interval contains:
- a CDS encoding alpha/beta fold hydrolase, with the protein MLIDMPLEELKRYQGRNPKPADYDEFWARSLAELEAIPPDIEMTPSAFQTPYAECFDLYFTGTGGARIYAKFSRPRNDSLSKPGVVVFHGYGGDSYDWCGLLPFVAANFVVAALDCRGQGGRSEDCIPVKGNTLNGHIIRGAADADPRKLYFRNVFLDTVRLTKILMSQPDVDPTRIGATGGSQGGGLSFACAGLVPEVKCVAGAFPFLCDYQRVWEMDLANNAYRDITEYFRHFDRTHAREKEFFTKLGYVDVQFLAPRIRGKALMLTGLMDTICPPSTQFAMFNKIRSEKELILYPDFGHEGLPDWDDIKLQWMLKELA; encoded by the coding sequence ATGCTGATCGATATGCCGCTTGAGGAGCTGAAACGTTATCAGGGACGCAATCCCAAACCGGCGGACTACGATGAATTCTGGGCCCGGTCGCTCGCCGAACTGGAAGCGATTCCGCCGGATATCGAAATGACCCCGTCGGCGTTCCAGACGCCCTACGCCGAATGTTTCGACCTCTATTTCACCGGCACCGGCGGCGCCAGAATTTACGCCAAATTTTCCCGGCCGCGCAACGATTCGTTGTCGAAGCCGGGAGTCGTCGTTTTTCACGGTTACGGCGGCGATTCCTATGACTGGTGCGGGCTCCTGCCGTTTGTGGCCGCCAATTTCGTCGTCGCCGCGCTGGACTGCCGCGGCCAGGGAGGACGCTCGGAAGACTGCATCCCGGTCAAGGGCAATACGCTCAACGGCCATATCATCCGCGGCGCCGCCGACGCCGATCCCAGGAAGCTCTATTTTCGCAATGTTTTTCTCGATACCGTGCGCCTGACCAAAATTCTGATGAGTCAGCCGGACGTCGATCCCACCCGGATCGGGGCGACCGGCGGTTCGCAGGGCGGCGGTTTGTCGTTCGCCTGCGCCGGACTGGTGCCGGAAGTGAAGTGCGTAGCCGGCGCCTTCCCGTTTCTCTGCGACTATCAGCGGGTCTGGGAAATGGACCTGGCCAATAACGCCTATCGCGACATCACCGAATATTTCCGCCACTTCGACCGCACCCATGCCCGCGAAAAGGAATTTTTCACCAAGCTCGGCTATGTCGACGTTCAGTTCCTGGCGCCGCGCATCCGGGGCAAGGCATTGATGCTGACCGGCTTGATGGATACCATCTGCCCGCCGTCCACCCAATTTGCGATGTTCAATAAGATTCGCAGCGAGAAGGAGCTGATCCTCTATCCCGATTTCGGCCATGAAGGATTGCCGGACTGGGACGATATCAAATTGCAATGGATGTTGAAAGAGCTGGCCTGA
- a CDS encoding polyprenyl synthetase family protein: MLLELKKVGDIIDRILREDDFPDRIQPDYLREAVLDYPVRGGKRLRPALLMWSCGIYGGSESQAMLPAAAVEVFHNWTLVHDDIIDDDEVRRGAPSCHRRLAARAAKRFPNRSAGTVDKFGRDMAILCGDLQQAWANSLLLKSVEHGVPPAIAVALARRLQELTSRELISGEALDVEFPMRELSGIAVAEVETMLYLKTGILLQFSVECGAALALETTDFQIPEIRNLGRFALAAGVAFQLRDDYLGLYGDFRKFGKTIGADLREAKPTLLLLKAFELLPEDGRRQLQALLKLERYSEAALQQARTLVGDCGAAAFAAARAEQLAAEAHDILKTLPANRYRGLLQDLVDYLLTREL; this comes from the coding sequence ATGCTTCTGGAATTGAAAAAAGTTGGCGACATCATCGACCGGATTCTTCGCGAAGATGATTTTCCGGATCGGATTCAACCGGATTATTTGCGTGAGGCGGTGCTCGATTATCCGGTGCGCGGCGGCAAACGGCTGCGGCCGGCATTGCTGATGTGGTCTTGCGGCATTTACGGCGGATCGGAATCGCAGGCAATGCTGCCGGCGGCGGCAGTCGAAGTGTTTCACAACTGGACGCTGGTGCACGATGACATCATCGACGACGACGAAGTCCGGCGCGGCGCGCCCAGCTGCCACCGCCGTCTGGCGGCTCGGGCGGCGAAACGTTTTCCGAACCGGTCGGCAGGTACTGTCGATAAATTCGGCCGGGACATGGCGATTCTCTGCGGCGATCTGCAGCAGGCCTGGGCGAACAGCCTGCTGTTGAAAAGCGTCGAACACGGCGTACCGCCGGCGATAGCGGTGGCGTTGGCCCGGCGATTGCAGGAACTGACCAGCCGGGAACTGATCAGCGGCGAAGCGCTCGATGTCGAATTTCCGATGCGCGAATTGTCCGGCATCGCGGTGGCGGAAGTGGAAACGATGCTGTACCTGAAAACCGGCATCCTGCTGCAGTTCAGCGTCGAATGCGGCGCGGCACTGGCACTGGAAACCACCGATTTTCAAATTCCGGAGATTCGCAATCTCGGCAGATTCGCGTTGGCGGCGGGCGTGGCATTCCAGCTCCGGGATGATTACCTCGGCCTTTACGGCGACTTCCGGAAATTCGGCAAGACGATCGGCGCCGATCTGCGCGAAGCCAAACCGACATTGCTGCTGCTGAAAGCGTTCGAACTTCTGCCGGAGGACGGCCGCCGGCAATTGCAGGCGCTGTTGAAACTGGAACGGTACAGCGAGGCGGCGCTGCAGCAGGCCAGGACGTTGGTCGGCGACTGCGGGGCGGCGGCGTTTGCCGCCGCCCGGGCGGAACAATTGGCCGCCGAGGCACATGACATTCTGAAGACGCTGCCGGCCAACCGTTACCGGGGATTGCTGCAGGATCTGGTCGATTACTTATTGACCCGGGAACTCTAA
- a CDS encoding NAD(P)/FAD-dependent oxidoreductase: MTRYFKVDDFRLNALKLTCAAGDLDESLAPLLVEMLRLPPGAVEEYRILNKSVDARRGRPEIVYSLLVGVSRGQNSLTKFQEVGPEELAAFAAPGLPEFFRPDLRHVVVVGTGPAGLFAAYRLALAGCEPIVLDRGFEVERRRRDIEAFERSRNLNCDSNYLIGEGGAGTFSDGKLYTRIRDPRAAFVLQEMINAGAPAEIAYLKRPHIGSDRLPLVVAGLRRAIIAGGGSFRFGCGVEEVVIRSGRCLGVKVAGGETITAPAVLIAPGLGGRPLIQRLVDCGVEHQLKPFQIGCRIEHEQSFIDHRQYHVTPRPAVLGAAEYNMVCRPGGGGRTGGVSTFCMCPGGEIVFASATCGRLSTNGMSNYRRDGRYANSCLIVTSEADRFASAADAFAYLADLEGRAFEAGGGDCTFPAQDAAAFLQGTVRLKSPDSSTAFGLRPAAVDRLLPDWVTRPLRGGLRHFDRLMPGFVDGGKLIGIESFVSSPVRFRRDPETLASSVSGLYIAGEGAGMAGGIISAAVDGLKCAEALLRHYAIS, translated from the coding sequence TTGACGCGTTACTTTAAAGTCGACGATTTCCGGTTGAATGCCCTGAAATTGACCTGCGCCGCGGGTGATCTGGACGAGTCGCTGGCGCCGCTGCTGGTTGAAATGCTGCGATTGCCGCCGGGAGCGGTGGAAGAGTACCGGATTCTCAACAAAAGCGTCGACGCCAGGCGCGGGCGGCCGGAAATCGTTTATTCCTTGCTTGTCGGCGTCAGCCGCGGCCAAAACAGCCTGACGAAATTTCAGGAAGTCGGTCCGGAAGAACTGGCGGCGTTTGCCGCTCCTGGATTGCCGGAATTTTTCCGGCCGGATCTGCGCCATGTGGTGGTGGTCGGAACCGGTCCGGCCGGGTTGTTCGCCGCTTACCGGCTGGCGTTGGCCGGCTGCGAACCGATCGTGCTGGACCGTGGTTTCGAGGTCGAACGGCGGCGCCGGGATATCGAGGCGTTCGAACGAAGCCGGAACCTGAACTGTGACAGCAATTATCTGATCGGCGAAGGCGGCGCCGGCACATTTTCCGACGGCAAACTTTATACCAGAATTCGCGATCCCCGGGCGGCGTTCGTGCTGCAGGAGATGATAAATGCCGGTGCGCCGGCTGAAATCGCTTACCTGAAACGGCCGCATATCGGTTCCGACCGGCTGCCGCTGGTGGTGGCCGGTTTACGGCGGGCGATCATCGCCGGCGGCGGAAGTTTCCGGTTCGGGTGCGGGGTGGAGGAGGTGGTCATCCGGTCCGGCCGTTGCCTCGGCGTGAAGGTTGCCGGCGGCGAGACCATCACCGCGCCGGCGGTGCTGATTGCGCCGGGTTTGGGGGGACGGCCGTTGATCCAGCGGCTGGTCGATTGCGGCGTTGAGCACCAGCTCAAGCCGTTTCAGATCGGTTGCCGGATCGAACACGAACAGTCCTTCATCGATCATCGGCAATATCACGTGACGCCGCGGCCTGCCGTGCTCGGTGCGGCGGAATACAATATGGTTTGCCGGCCGGGCGGCGGCGGCAGAACCGGCGGCGTCAGCACGTTTTGTATGTGTCCCGGCGGTGAAATCGTTTTTGCCTCGGCGACTTGCGGCCGGCTTTCGACCAACGGCATGAGCAATTACCGCCGCGACGGCCGTTATGCCAACAGTTGTCTGATCGTCACTTCCGAAGCGGACCGGTTTGCTTCGGCGGCCGATGCTTTCGCCTATCTGGCCGATCTGGAAGGACGGGCGTTCGAGGCCGGCGGCGGGGACTGCACGTTTCCGGCGCAGGATGCGGCGGCGTTTTTGCAGGGGACGGTCCGTTTGAAAAGCCCGGACAGCAGTACGGCGTTCGGGCTGCGTCCGGCGGCGGTGGACCGGCTGCTGCCGGACTGGGTGACCCGGCCATTGCGGGGCGGTTTGCGGCATTTCGACCGACTGATGCCGGGATTTGTCGACGGCGGCAAGCTGATCGGCATTGAAAGTTTTGTTTCCAGCCCGGTGCGTTTCCGGCGCGATCCGGAGACGCTGGCCAGTTCGGTGTCCGGCCTTTATATCGCCGGGGAAGGGGCCGGCATGGCCGGCGGCATTATTTCAGCGGCCGTCGACGGGTTGAAATGCGCCGAAGCGTTGCTGCGTCATTATGCCATCTCATAA
- the amrA gene encoding AmmeMemoRadiSam system protein A — protein sequence MDESQKFNADERRTILQFVRNVIKSQLTHMAPPETPVLPDGKLEESGACFVTLLDAEGELRGCIGNLSSMEPLGDNLRRNALNAAFEDPRFSPLDIDEFIECTMEVSVLSPPRPIASVQEFCVGEHGIILSLRNHRAVFLPQVALEQGWNRETTLKYLSLKAGLAADAWKQPEAKFSVFTAEVFGETD from the coding sequence GTGGATGAGAGTCAGAAATTCAATGCGGACGAACGTCGAACCATTTTGCAGTTTGTCCGGAATGTGATAAAATCGCAGTTGACGCATATGGCGCCGCCGGAGACGCCGGTGTTGCCGGACGGCAAACTGGAAGAGTCCGGCGCCTGCTTTGTGACGCTGCTGGATGCGGAGGGGGAATTGCGCGGCTGCATCGGCAACTTGAGCAGCATGGAACCGCTGGGAGACAACCTGCGCCGCAACGCGTTGAATGCGGCTTTTGAAGATCCGCGTTTTTCGCCGCTGGATATCGATGAGTTTATCGAATGTACGATGGAGGTTTCGGTATTGTCGCCGCCGCGGCCGATCGCTTCGGTGCAGGAGTTCTGCGTCGGCGAACACGGCATTATTCTGTCGCTGCGCAACCACCGGGCGGTATTTCTGCCGCAGGTGGCGCTGGAGCAGGGCTGGAACCGGGAAACCACGTTGAAATATTTGAGTTTGAAAGCCGGTCTGGCGGCGGATGCCTGGAAACAGCCGGAAGCGAAATTCAGCGTGTTCACCGCCGAGGTGTTTGGAGAGACGGATTGA
- a CDS encoding LptF/LptG family permease, with amino-acid sequence MNERKLVKRLNNVPRRWFFMPTLDWYIFREFMVYFSILLLVFGILFFLSNVFNDLSDFLEKRTPWNHIAYFFLLKLPGNIRFVLPISVLLGCMWTMAMFGKHMEVTAMRASGVSLFRCGGPIFAVGLVVTAVNIYFNEQLVPYTEREAEVLKEVWTKTGGEAPAFQTMLTYRSPNPDDPRTWFFRTFELAGSHHMVMVKDFRPDGTLDWDLVAKSADYEPGVGWKFHDVTLTPYTLDGLMAKVAERYEEYTLPPSEAPETPDDILNSIKDEDELPTWVIYNMLRKTPNMPEQRRVMYETVFYYRLAFPWACFLAVFLGIPLATKNERSGIMLSIVTAVAIIVVYIATSQAFLVLGKGGAMNPVVAGLLPTLVFIAYGWFRVLRDRA; translated from the coding sequence ATGAATGAACGCAAACTGGTAAAACGTCTGAACAATGTGCCGCGCCGTTGGTTTTTCATGCCGACGCTGGATTGGTATATCTTTCGGGAATTCATGGTCTATTTCAGCATTCTGCTGCTGGTTTTCGGGATTCTGTTCTTTTTGAGCAATGTATTCAACGACCTTTCCGACTTTCTGGAGAAACGGACTCCGTGGAACCATATCGCCTACTTTTTTCTGCTGAAACTGCCCGGCAACATCCGTTTCGTGCTGCCGATTTCGGTGCTGCTCGGCTGCATGTGGACGATGGCGATGTTCGGCAAGCATATGGAAGTGACGGCGATGCGGGCTTCCGGCGTTTCGCTTTTCCGCTGCGGCGGACCGATTTTCGCGGTCGGGCTGGTGGTGACGGCGGTCAATATTTATTTCAACGAACAACTGGTTCCTTATACCGAACGCGAGGCGGAAGTTCTCAAAGAGGTGTGGACCAAGACCGGCGGCGAAGCGCCGGCTTTCCAGACGATGCTCACCTACCGCAGTCCGAATCCGGACGATCCGCGTACTTGGTTTTTCCGGACATTCGAGCTGGCCGGTTCGCACCATATGGTGATGGTCAAGGACTTCCGGCCGGACGGTACGCTGGATTGGGACTTGGTTGCAAAGTCTGCCGATTATGAGCCGGGCGTCGGCTGGAAGTTCCACGATGTGACGCTGACGCCGTATACGCTGGACGGCCTGATGGCGAAAGTCGCCGAACGCTACGAGGAATACACCCTGCCGCCGTCGGAGGCGCCGGAGACGCCGGACGATATCTTGAATTCGATCAAGGATGAAGATGAATTGCCGACCTGGGTGATCTATAACATGCTGCGGAAAACGCCGAACATGCCGGAACAGCGCCGGGTGATGTACGAAACGGTGTTCTATTACCGGCTCGCTTTTCCGTGGGCCTGTTTTCTGGCGGTTTTTCTGGGAATACCGCTGGCGACGAAAAACGAACGTTCCGGCATCATGTTGTCGATCGTGACCGCGGTGGCGATCATCGTCGTCTATATTGCGACCAGCCAGGCTTTTCTGGTGCTCGGTAAAGGCGGCGCGATGAATCCGGTGGTGGCCGGTTTGCTGCCGACTTTGGTGTTTATCGCCTACGGCTGGTTCCGGGTGTTGCGCGACCGGGCTTGA